The nucleotide sequence CCCCCGCGGCGGGGTCCAGGAAGTCAGCGACCATAGTGGGCTGCCCGATGCCGAGGTTCACGTACGAACCCGCGGGGATGTCGTGGGCGATCATCGCGGCGATCTCCCGACGGTCCAGCGGGCCCCGGTCGAGGTGCTCGACACAGGCGCGGGTCGATGCGTCGACTGTTCTCGTCACGAGGCTGCCTCCGTGGACGTCTCGGGAATTGCGGACAGGTCGAGGACGCGGTCGACGTAGATGCCGGGCGTGACGACCGTCTCGGGGTCGATCTGCCCGGTGTCGACGACGCGGGAGACCTCGACGACAGTAAGCAATGCCGCGGTCGCCATCACCGGGCCGAAGTTTCGCGCGGTCTTGCGGTACAACAGGTTTCCGGCCTGGTCCGCTACGTGCGCCCCGATGAGCGCCACATCTCCGAAGATCGGGTACTCCAGCACGTAGTCGCGGCCGTCGATGGTGCGGATCTCCTTGCCCTCGACCAGTGGCGTGCCAACCCCCGTCGGGCAGAAGAATGCGCCGATGCCGGCCCCCGCCGCCCTGATCCGTTCGGCCAGGTTGCCCTGAGGGACCACCTCGAGGTCGACCTTGCCCGCCCGGTAGAGCGCGTCGAACACGTACGAGTCGGCCTGTCGGGGGAAGGAGCAGATGACCTTGGTGACCCTGCCCGCCGCCAGCAGCGCGGCCAGGCCGGTGTCGCCGTTGCCTGCGTTGTTGCTGACGATGGTGAGGTCGGCGGCACCCTGTCGAATCAGCGCATCGATGAGCGTGGTGGGCA is from Mycobacterium sp. IDR2000157661 and encodes:
- a CDS encoding 3-oxoacid CoA-transferase subunit A, which codes for MSRTVVCDRAEDAVAGIEDGATVLVGGFGMAGMPTTLIDALIRQGAADLTIVSNNAGNGDTGLAALLAAGRVTKVICSFPRQADSYVFDALYRAGKVDLEVVPQGNLAERIRAAGAGIGAFFCPTGVGTPLVEGKEIRTIDGRDYVLEYPIFGDVALIGAHVADQAGNLLYRKTARNFGPVMATAALLTVVEVSRVVDTGQIDPETVVTPGIYVDRVLDLSAIPETSTEAAS